aaaaagaagatccTCTTGCAACTGAGGATTAGGGATCTGAGGTCTAGCCCTATTTGATGCTGCTGTTTTTTTACAATCTGTTTTTTGATGATACAATTTCTTACAATTTCTGATGACACTAACACTATTACCTGTTTTGTACTTGTGGTTTGCATATTGAATTGATTTTTGTAGGTTTACCCTCCTTGataacaaaagggggagtaagtgttgtgtgaaaataaattaaaatagctATATTGAAACTATTAAACTTATGATGCTTGAAACTGGCtgcaaattttttttgttttaaaccaTTATTTCACGTAGCTCTAATTATGCATATTACTCTGATTGTGAATATTGCTTATACTTATTATAGCTTTTGTTTTGGTTTCTGATATTTTAATTAAGGCTGCTCCACGATATTGCTACTGAAAAATTGTTTCTAAAACATTAGTTTATCatttatttttgttgaattttatttataaattttagttGTTGAACTCTATTGGATGACTTTAATTTAACTTTTACAATTTTACTTGCTTTACACTTTTTGTGTATGTGTTGAACTATTTTTCTATGCAGGTGTCCCTCCTTAgtaaaaaaaagggagaaagaaaaaagaattgaaaGGCTGCTATCTGTTTTTATCTTGATTTATGATGATGATGTTTGAAGTTGCTGTTTATGATTTGAATTTGTGTTTTAAAATTCGCAGCTTGATCTGGTTGTGAATATTGTTTATAGCTTAGCATATGAGCTTTTGAATAAAtaacttttaattaatatttggaTTAGTTCTGATTCATGCTTGTTTTAAGGTTGGCTGATGATATTTGTGAACTGATAATAGCCTTGCAAACTTTGACATATGATCAAACAGGTTCTATAAGATACAAAACTGTTTGAAAATTATTGGATGTTTGGCATTATTTCTGTGAAAAGCTTGTTGGTATCAAGTTATGAAAATTAAACATTCGGAAAAAGTTTAGAGATCAAAAGAAAAGGAGAGCTTCAAACCAAAGGAAACATTAAAGAAAAGTTTTTAAAAACTCCTCTCATTTCATTTcaatttatttaataatatttgtcatcaaggAAAAGATTGTTGAATTTAGAGAACTAAATTATGATTAAGatgatgactaaatattattgGGCTATTATCCAATTAGTTGTGTAATTTATTTTGTTAAGTGTGTAGAAAATCAATTAATCACATTGGCCCAAGAAGAAATAAAACAAGCACAAATGACATATGGCCCACCTACACACAATCATGACCCAAGGGTTATTTGTTCCATCATAAATATTTTCCATCAGaaacaaaagcaaaaataaaaaaaaaaagaaagaaagcaattgGCCCAAAAAGCAAATGCTCAAGTCCAAATGCACACACAATGGTCCAAGGATATATAATTACTACCATCACAAATAATTTTTGGCTGAAACAAACAAGCCTCTAGCCAAATAATGAAAGATAGAAAGCAAGCCCATAATCAAACCAAAGTCCAACGGTGGTTAATATTCAAATCAATTCATTCACTTAGATGGTAACTAAGTGATTCAAATTCCATTTTGAACTATTTACTTCACCCACCAAACCAaaattcttttttcttctttttctttaacGTCACATCACTCTgaagcaagaagaagaaaaaaaaagttctaGAGTTAGggcaaagtaaagaacaaaaaGCAAGCTTCCAATTTCAAGTAAGAAGAGAAGGTCAAAGGAGCTATAGCAAAAGGAAAGATCTCATCAGGAAGAAAATCACATAAATGTTAAGAAATCAACTGGACCACAAGCACCATTCTGGAAAAAATGAAGAAGGTGAAGTCAATGGTGCTCTACTTGAAATCTACGGTCAAAAAACAAACTTAGGGCCAAAGCAAGAATGCAAAGCTCAGATTCAAGATTCTTGAAGAAAAATATTAAGAGAAGATTGAAGCTATGGTTGCATGTCACTGCTTCtaccctccctctctctctcctctgtgAACGTCGCTGCTGCATTTGTGTATTGAGAGAAGAGAACCAACATGTGCTGAAGAAGGTTTCAAGTCCTAGAAGTTTCACTCCTTTATAAtaggggtgaacggccaaggattGGAATAAGGAGCGAGAGCACACGTTTAGGTTCCCATAGCTCTTTGAGTTATTTATTCTTCTCCTTTAtggtttttattttgtaattcttttttctcagtttagtctgtctgagtttcattgaaaaaagacaaatatagtaaggtttgtaagaaaaaagcCAATGAGTGGAAAAAGGTAGTGAGCTAGACTTGGAGAAAAAGTCTAAATTATTTCAGAAAttctttgttagtatttttattttgtgtCATGATCTTGAGGGgatttccttgcaagttgggttaacaCTTTGCATTTGAAAGTTAGGGTGAGTCCTAGTCAAGTTTAGGTTGGGTTAGAATCTGGACTTGTTCTCTTGCgggttgggttagcactttgcattTGAAAGCTAGGATGAGTCCTAGTCAAGTTCAGGTGGGTTAGAATCTGAACTTGTTCCCTTGCAAGTTGAGTTAACACTTTGCATTTAAAAGCTAGGTTGAATCCTAGTCAAGTTCAGATTGGGTTAGAATTTAGACTTGTCCTAGATAGGATTAGGTAGATCCTAGGGAGAATTGATGAATGTAATTCTgttgaaagatagtgaaatttcgtcctgttgtgatggagactggatgtaggctacattgtaCTAAGTAGTCGAACCAGGATACCTCTATGTGTCATTCTCTATTTTCTTCTCTGTTTCTGGTTCTGCACTATAGGAGACAAAACAGAAGTATCTACTACTGCATTAAGAGACAAAATCTTAATGCATCATGTTTTCTACTCAAAGTATCTCTACTGAACTCAAGGTTGAAAGCTAAAGAAAAAGgaggctaagattcaacctctcttctcttagccactgatagcCATCAAGGTCATATATACTATAAGATAATCTCATCTTTTTACCAACTGTTCTTTCATTCAGTAGTTCCTATAAAAAAAAGATGGATggttttattcttttcaattttttggtGTGGTGTGTATAGAAAGGAAGcataataatattgtattttaCAAGAATATATGAGATTTTAAAAGGTTTAAGCATGAGTTTGACACTTGGCATATTCATATAGATGAAGTGTAGAGTGAATTAAAAGATGGCTAATAAAAGAATGAATGGTTAAAACTTTCTCAATGCTAACAACCGCAATGCTTAATAGATGTTCAATAACTTTTTtggatttaattattttttattattatatgttgttCTGTTTAATTTGTATTAAAGAGACTTATGATGATGATTTTATCGTGTTAGTGTAAAAAGTGTGGgtgttatatttattttgtacgCTCTTAAATTTCATGTCTTTAATGGATATTTGTGActgaataattattaaaaaattaattcaatatctaatttatattctatttaaattataatagcgagtaaatattttttattttttaaataatacgatttttcataaaaataatgTTTAAATAATTGTGAAATTAGATTATACTACAGATGATGATAAATATTTTGGCATTAAATTTGCTATAAAACAAATTTCTAGAAATTCTCTGTTTCTGGTTCTGCACTATAGGAGACAAAACAGAAGTATCTACTACTGCATTAAGAGACAAAATCTTAATGCATCATGTTTTCTACTCAAAGTATCTCTACTGAACTCAAGGTTGAAAGCTAAAGAAAAAGgaggctaagattcaacctctcttctcttagccactgatagcCATCAAGGTCATATATACTATAAGATAATCTCATCTTTTTACCAACTGTTCTTTCATTCAGTAGTTCCTATAAAAAAAAGATGGATggttttattcttttcaattttttggtGTGGTGTGTATAGAAAGGAAGcataataatattgtattttaCAAGAATATATGAGATTTTAAAAGGTTTAAGCATGAGTTTGACACTTGGCATATTCATATAGATGAAGTGTAGAGTGAATTAAAAGATGGCTAATAAAAGAATGAATGGTTAAAACTTTCTCAATGCTAACAACCGCAATGCTTAATAGATGTTCAATAACTTTTTtggatttaattattttttattattatatgttgttCTGTTTAATTTGTATTAAAGAGACTTATGATGATGATTTTATCGTGTTAGTGTAAAAAGTGTGGgtgttatatttattttgtacgCTCTTAAATTTCATGTCTTTAATGGATATTTGTGActgaataattattaaaaaattaattcaatatctaatttatattctatttaaattataatagcgagtaaatattttttatttttttaaaataaataatacaatttTTTCTATAAAAACAAAGTTTTAAGTTTAAATAATTGTGAGATTAGATTATCCTGCAAATGATGATAAATATCTTCGCATTAGATCTACTATTAAAAAAACTTATAAGAATATTATGTTGTATTATATAATTtggttatatttttttatcatcaaTCTAGATTATTTAGATTGATATACTTCTAAAtgtgaatttaattttttaaattattaaataaaatcaattatatttaattaattaattttttgttttaattttatccttaataTTTAGTTATAATTTATCCTTGatgttttaatatgtttttattaTACCATTAGGGCGAACAAATTTAATTATAACtaatcaattatatttattatttggtTTGACCTAGATAAACATTAAATTATTTAGAGTATTCACcaattttggtcctcaaagaattttgGATTAGACATTTTAGttcccaactaaaattaattattcaattggtccctaacaattaattccGTGAGTCACTTTGATCCTTTGATCCATCAATTCTAATGGAGACAAAATAGTCTCTGGTAACTCTAACATAAGATAAAATGGTCACTGACTCCTTCTGTTCAGAAACGACATTGTTCTCCTTCAATTTCCATCATCTCTCACAGAATCCTAACAGTCTAACACTACAACTTCAAGTTGCATGTGCACACTCTGCAACTTCaatgttcacaagaaaaaaaatcctcaacttgttctcaaccaattcatactctAAAAATCAATGACTATGTCTCTCAAGTGCTTATCATCTTTGATGGATCCCATAATTCCATGAATCTAGACAGCAAATCCGATTGTTAAGACTCGTCGTCGTCGATTGcttccttcatcttcttctccaaacCAATGTTCAGTAATCGCTTTAGTTTTCATATGAGCGGGGACGGTGACATTGCTCATTGCACTGATAGCTTAGATACGAGGTCGAAACTGTCTGTTGATGCGTGAGtatcttttctatattttcttaATGATTTAGATATagatttattgagtttttattaggttttggtGTTTTAGGCATGTTTGGATGTTACTTTGAGATGCATTGtgattttattaatttcaaaaaaGATTTGACGAGTTTGACAAAGTTCGTgctgaagaaaaaggaagaaattgAATGCTGTCATGCTTGGCGTTTGGCACCAAGCACCTCGTATTTCGTGCAAACTTTCTGTTaagctggcgctaaatgccacgaCTCGGAGTTTAGCGCCAGGTACCTCGTAAAGCGTGCCCAAAACCACACGCTAGTGGCGCTAAACACCAATCCTAACGTTTAGCGCTAGGAAACCAGTAACTTCAACAAAGCTTTCTGCCTCAGCATAACTAAATGTCGAGCCTAGCGTTTAGAGCGTTTTGGAGCTCCAAGGAAAGCTTCGTACTTTAGTTTttcgtttttttatttatttattttttattatttaaaacaaaacacaatcttttaggttttagaatttattattttattttatttttaaatcatttagattagatataaaagggaaaaagatttagcccttcgagctctcttatctccttctttCTCATTCTACATTTACATAATTTGAGAACCCTAGTTTTTCTCTAAGTCATGAATAACAAAACCTTTTCTGTTaatgttaggagctctatttattttgatggattaatTCTATTGTCATTCTACTTTTGATTAATGCACTGATTTAAATTCAATGATTgcttttgttctttatcttaggaattagagtatattggaagataactctctttctacatgaattcttgttgaatcttgaaaaagttaactcacttgaataacagcttgaaagtAATTCCTTATAATTCTCTAATTACCTGGACTTAACGTGACCAAagaattaagtgaccaaagaattggcggaTGATTAAGTTAGAGGAGAAAACAGTGTCGTTTCTGAACAGAGTggtcagggaccattttgtctcCGGTTAGAGTTGCCAGTGACTATTTTATCCTCCATTAGAGTTGACGGAAcaaaggacctaagtgactgataaaattaattattagggaccaatcaaataattaattttagttaaagATTAAAGTATCTGGTCCAAAATTCTTTGGAGACCAAAATAGGTAAATactcttatatttttatttagtgCTTGTATGTCACTGTAGACTGTAGTGCTAGTTTCCTTGCAgcacttctattttcttttcagaTTTTTAGTTGCTAAAGTATATATTTAAACGTGAAGTCATCAGTTTACTTTCTCAGGCTTGGACCCCAAAATTGATCAAATAAATAGTAAATAATAGTGAACAGGTATATAAAATTATAAGTACATCATGATTTATTTATGCCTAGTTTAGATTAATTGTTTACTAATTCTAAGTGGAAGAAGGGAAAAAAATAACGTCAAACAAATAACGATAGAAAATATTGTTTTATTTCTAACGTGAATGAGAAGTTAGAACGTCGGTCTCTCATTACTGCAATGTGCAATCTGATGCTGCCacaaatttagaagaaaaaagaaaCGCACATCATAAGAAGTAACAAAGAATATATATTCAGATGTTAATTTCAACCTACTTCCTATTAATGAAGCAGACAAACAAAGAACACAACATAGCTTCCAAGTACATCTCTCTACGCCAACTAACACTGTTCACACTAACAAACATCAACGTCAAGTTCacacaaacaacaacaacaacaacttatcaagcttatttaaaaaattaaattaaatgtgaTCTTTTAAATTGGTCAATAATGATTTTTGTTTTTCACATAGTAATTTCTAAAAAAGTAATAAATTAGTCtcttatctctaaaaattttagaaaaattaatttctaatatttaaaaagatgattttaaaaaaatagaattaattataaattggctgatattttaaaaaataagagatatttttattttattttaattattataggaaaatttgtttaaaattttaatagattaggaactaaattattaatttttatatgaaaaaataatTTGTTGAAGAAATCAAATTTGAGATATTACTCTTAATATAAGTTGATTCTTGaaagtcaaataaataataagggCCTTAGAAATTCAGGATACCATACCATACCAAATTCCCAGTTTCCCACCTGAGTCACACGATAAAGTCTTTGAAAATGATGTTGGAAATTTGGATTTTAGGGTGCTATATATCTtggttaaaattttcttttatttgataTTTATTATTCAAACAACCTAATAAATAATCTCATAATAAAAAGTATTTTGCAATCAATAACATTATGCATGGCAGGAAATTCAGTGGAAACACGTCATTATATTCCTTGACTTCCAAACTTGAAATAAATGTCACAGGATGAATCTCCACGTTACTACTAGttgattaatttatttatataatgaCTTTTGTTTAGGAGGTAGAATTGACTTGTTGTTATAATTGTAGCAAAATTCTTAAGTTAGTTAGTCCACCCCAAACCAAAGAAATGACACAACGGCTTATATATAGCAAGATTCTATTGTGAAATAATGTAATTCTAGCACATTTTTACTCGTTGAAAATATGGATCAAGTTAAATCAGTTGTTTTATGAGAAGAGATTAATGTGTTATTGTTACTTATTAGTAGAAATACATTCACAAGTTCaacattttatataataaatcatTTTGAGCCCAAAGATTTTATAAACatgaaaaaattatataatatatatatgcaTTCCTTTTTAGGTGGATCAAAGTTATTTGGACTTTTCTGTTGAAATTAACATCGATCATGTGCTAAGCATCATCATTCCCATTTCGGCAATGTAGTTGCAAATGCTGACGCTTCAAAACAACTAACGACGATATAACTATAACTATACACTACAATAAGTCGGTGTTTGGTTgggtaaatactaaataaaagtGTTGCGTGCTATTGAAATATTTCAGGTACAATCTAGACATAATTAAAGATATTCTTTGTACACCTATTGAACAAAATATGCTATGTTAAACTAGCAAATAAAATCATATTTTAAAACAATGTTTTGGGCTCAAAATTTTGACATTACAGTAATATTTAAACTATTCATCTTACATAAACACTTCTAATATCCTTTGGAGCACGAATACATAGTCTAAGTGACGTATCGTGTAGCTGATAACTGTGTTTGTTTTGTGTGCGTATGACTTGAAATATAGATGTAATATGatacaaaattttcaatttatttaATAACAAAANNNNNNNNNNNNNNNNNNNNNNNNNNNNNNNNNNNNNNNNNNNNNNNNNNNNNNNNNNNNNNNNNNNNNNNNNNNNNNNNNNNNNNNNNNNNNNNNNNNNNNNGTACACTTAGCATAGTTGATTTAATAATTATATAGATTGAACATTATggttcttctttattttttgtcaAATAAATTGTACAGCTTCTAATTCTAAGCATTACAGACTCGCTCATACCAAATTCACACACACAATACTTAAGAGTTTTATCTATTACTTAACCTGGTCAAGTCTCTATAATACACGATAATCACTAGACCAAAACCTTGCCTGTTTTTCCTCTATTCTAAACTTTCAAATTattacctttttttttatttggttaaCAAATTATTACGTTTATATATAAGCTAAAAGTGTAAAACCCAAAGAAGACAACAGTACTCAGGCCCAAATATACTTTTGACGATGAATTCTCATCCTGTCTAACCGAACCGAACTTCCATGCAAAAAGAAAGACCCGAACTCATAAAATATGGACAAAAAAGAAAACTCAAACTGACCCAAACCTTCTTTAAGACATCTTTAGTTAAATACTTCAATAATTCAGTTAGTGATAAATGATCTTTATCTTGCAACAAGTACGCTCGAATTCGAAACTTGGCTGAGACCGATGGTAGATGAAAATTCCTTAGGTAGTATTTGTTTTGAGATATTGAGATAGAGACTGAAAGATTGAGACTCAGTATTGtgtttgttagtttagagactggtactaaaatttctgtctctgtctctaaaattgcagtatttcagtacctccaaaaaatagGAACACAagaactgaaatttttagagataaagactgaaactttaataatattttatacctaaaatactttcatttcaattaattaattctaattttactctttgtgcaaattaaattagagtttcattcttatttcaattcttgtctcccattttgcaccaaacagaatactgagatttatttcaatttctatctcttagtctctatctctcagtctcagtctttccgtctatgtctctccaccaaacgctaccttagtgtACGTTGAAAAAAATAAACTTCAATCCTtcataaaatacaatattattgAATGCCAAATAATTTAAGTAGCAAAAGATGCATTAtcatttatttttacaaaaatagaTAAGTGTTATTTTGCCCAACTTTGCCCCAGATACCCTAACACCCTATATTAAAAAATGAAACAAGTCTTACTTTCCTTACTTGATTAAATCCATTTCATATATATATCTCTACTAAAtagcataattttttttttttgagtataCAACTATAAATTCAACCTATCACACCCTTCACTTATATTTTCCAATTGTAATCCAAACTAGAGTCCTATTCTTGCATAAACCAAGAAGTGTCACTGTATAAGTATAAATTATAAGCATCCATAGCTTGATTATTGACATAGAATAGAAGGTGCTAGTTTCTTAATTAaagtttgtgaattttgtgatatatGGTTCAAGTCAACATAATCAAAGCTATAGCAAGGTAGGAATAGGATCGGCATTAAATTAATTTGTACGGTTTTATGACTCAATTGATGATACTTTCGTGTGTGAAGACTGAAGAGGGGCCACACGTTACTATTGAAAATACGCCTAATCAAATTCTAATTTATTTCAACTTTTTCAATAATTTTCACTTTTTTTCCTGGTAATATATTTACGCAGTTGGACTATGATGCTCTTGAAGATAACGAAGGATTAACTACTATTAAATTATTTTGCAGATTTTACATGTGACAAATTATTAATCTAAAACagatatatactttttttttctcactttactaatataaataaaacaacAGATAACTAATGATTTGAATAAAATCAATGAAACTAAGTTACATGCAAAATGCAATGGACAGTTTCATTGATAGAGCTACTTGAAGTTGAAGGAGACACAGAATGACAGAAGAACACATTGCAAAATTGTTCAAGAAAGTGTGATTTCTAAAGTGATCCTTTAAATATTGTACTTGGGTGGGGCAAGGATAAAAGAAACCAAAATCTTTTTCTACTAGAGGAAgagaataaattaataataaatcaaAACCAAACCAGAATCTTTTCCTCTTGAACTACTCTATTCTCAACACTAACAAGCAATGAGAGCTATAAATGACCAAGGAATCCACCTCAAAGCCCTATATTAATTGAGCAAAGTTTCATAAAGATTTAATTACACAAATTTATCAAACAACTTTTGAAGGAACCCCCTATTAATTATATAGAAGGGGGGAAAACACCAGTGTAATTGGCCTGCAAtaagggaaagaaaagaaagcCATAAAAAAAAAGGAAGTTGAATCCAACCAGACAAATTTGAAAGTCTTGTAGATGATCAAAATGTGCCCATCATCTTAATCTTCCCCCAAGATTGCAAATCTAGTTAGACATTGCTCCTGCATGACAAGATTCATAAGACATAAGAGGAATTCAGAAAAAGTACTTAATTTTCAGTATTGCATAAAAGGAAACAATTGATTTTGACGAGTTTTCATTATTTGTtctattaaataaagaaaagctCAAAAAGATGACATCTTTGTGCAAATCTATTGAAGTGGTCCCTTTCCCTTTTCCATTTTCCCTTGGATGGAATTGTTTAACATCATGGTCCAAGAGAGGAAAAAAATAATGGGGATTCAGTGAAGTATTATTACCTGATACCGATAGATAGGGAACACTGCACCATTGTGAAGTTCAATGCTTTTGGTGTCAGTGATGTGAATTAGGAGAAGCAGAAGATGAAGGCCTGTCAGAGCCAACACCATGGCTGTGATGCTCGTTAGAAGAAGCCATTTGAGGAATCTCACTCCAAGGGCGAAGTGATGGTGAGAAACTGGACTGAAGGGTACCCCTTTGTTGATGATGAGAAAAAGCAGAAGAAAAACCAGGTGAATTCACCATGAAACCGGAACGGTTCATGTCGGCTTGCGTGCCTCCGGCATCACTGTTCCAGGCCACCATTCTCTGGTAGTTAGCAAAGAGAGTTTGGTCATTTGAAGAAGGGTTTTGATGATCTGCACCACCTCCTTGTTGTGACTGTCCATGATGATGAATTAGGCCAGAATCTTGGAAAGAATGAAGGGAAAGTCCAAGATCCTCTGAGGAGTTGTTGGTCCTTGAGATTATCTCAGGAGGGTAGCTCTGGAAATTGATGGAGGAAGCAGCAGACGTTGTTGGGAAAAATGCTATGCCACCATCAGTGTCAATAGGTGAAGGAATGAATGCTGAGTGGTGGTGTTGGTTTTCAGGGTCTTCACCTATATGTCACACAAATATGAATACAAGTAAATTAGCTTGAAATTAAAAAACTACAAAATTATAAGGTAGCAGTTTTTATTTGATGCATGTATGCACAAAATAAGCATGATGTTAGGTTCTTACCAAGTTGCCTTTGAAGCTGAAAATTGTAACCAGAAGACTCTGATTGTTCTGCAATTGCCATGTCAGTTGATCCTCCATTCTGATCCTCCTCCACCTCATTGGTAGTGGGAGGAGGAGGTGTAGGCTCCCAAGGAGGGAGCTCGGCGAGTTTGTCGATGGCTGCTTTGGCCTTCTTGATAAGCCAGTCCACTGCCTTGCTTGGCCTGTCATAACCAAGCCTGTCTTGGACATCATAGAATTGGATTGCAGTGTGTGCCGAGAGCCTAACTCGACGGTCACGCGGCCCTTTCGCCGTGTAAACCTTGCTGTGTCGATCTTTCCGGCCGGTGGATCGAACAATGTGACCACCTTGGACTTGAACAATCTCTCCCCCAGTGCTCTTCATTCCCATAATAACACACCACTTTTATATGCTCTGTGGTTTGATTCAAACAAGGTTCTTCTTCTGTTCTGTCTCTGAGCCTATTTCATATATCATATATGGGGTGTTTTGTGCTCAAAATTTTGGTGATGGGAATTCAGATTATTTTTCCCTTCTTGAAATTGGGGTTTGGGTTTGTTAT
The DNA window shown above is from Arachis ipaensis cultivar K30076 chromosome B08, Araip1.1, whole genome shotgun sequence and carries:
- the LOC107613723 gene encoding transcription factor TCP4, yielding MGMKSTGGEIVQVQGGHIVRSTGRKDRHSKVYTAKGPRDRRVRLSAHTAIQFYDVQDRLGYDRPSKAVDWLIKKAKAAIDKLAELPPWEPTPPPPTTNEVEEDQNGGSTDMAIAEQSESSGYNFQLQRQLGEDPENQHHHSAFIPSPIDTDGGIAFFPTTSAASSINFQSYPPEIISRTNNSSEDLGLSLHSFQDSGLIHHHGQSQQGGGADHQNPSSNDQTLFANYQRMVAWNSDAGGTQADMNRSGFMVNSPGFSSAFSHHQQRGTLQSSFSPSLRPWSEIPQMASSNEHHSHGVGSDRPSSSASPNSHH